ctttgCTGGagccattctgggaaatctcctctgcaccttctccaagaaccttcacatctttcctgaaggTGACCAGAGCttcataaagattcatagaatagaattagaaccatagaattccgacagtgcagaagggggccattcggcccatcaggtcggcactgattctctgaaagggcaccctgccgagGCCCACAGTCCTACCCTGtcgctgtaaccccatagccccacctaacctgcacatcccgggacactaaggggcaatttatcaaggccaatccaccaaactttcacttctttagactgttggaggaaacctgagcaccgggtggaaacccacgcagacacggggagaaagtgcaaactccacacagacagtcaccaaggccagaattgaacccgggtccctggcattgtgaggcagcagtgctaatcaccgtgccaccaGAAGTATAGTTTTGGTTTcggtattactgtttatgaagctcaaggtcgaatttgctttgccatctATTCTCTTTAGTATGACTTGTAGATattcaaaatccctcttcacctctttctctctcctcccaaagaggtcagttgggtttttatgacaatttggcagttttcatggtcactttttcccagagccggccccacaaatgaccagattcattcagctcaatttcacaacctgactGTGTTtttctgggttctctctcactccctattttctgttttcaatcagtttcgcagggtgttcgaagggtagacttcaaagtccagaaactcaagccaagcatcacatcaggatctgacagagtcctcaatttatcatatcctgaatatcagcggattttgaacatggaaggaaaaagcatcgttcacagtgcggggaaaccgtacacgtgttgtgtgtgtggacgaggattcagtcgatcatcaggcctcacaagccttaaatgcagtcacactgaggagaaaccgtggaaatgtgcggactgtgggaaaggattcacttccccatcccagctggaaattcatcgacgcagtcacactggggagagaccattcacctgctccaagtgtgggaggcgcttcactcagtcatccactctgtccgcgcaccagcgggttcacactggggagagaccattcacctgctccaagtgtgggaagggattcactaagtcaTCCGCCCTGCttagtcaccagcgaattcacactggggagagaccattcacctgctccaagtgtggcaagggattcactcagtcatccgctctgtccagacaccagcgaattcacactggggagagaccattcacctgctcagagtgtgagaagggattcggtgattcatcGGCCCtacggaaacaccagcgaattcactccagggagaggccattcacctgctcagagtgtgggaaaggatttactatttcagcccacttgctgagacaccagcgggttcacactgatgagagaccgtttcaatgcccAGACTGtgtgaagtgctttaaaagttctggggatctgatgcgccatcaacgtgttcacactgacgagagaccgttcaggtgctctcactgcgggactgggttcagacgatcatgtgacctcactgtacatcagcgaattcacactgaggagaggccattcacctgcgccgagtgtgggaagggattcactcagtcatccaacttgtccacacaccagagaattcacactggggagagacctttcgcctgcgccgagtgtgggaaaggattcactcagtcatccgctctatccacacaccagcgaattcacactggggagagaccgttcacctgctccgagtgtgggaagggattcactcagtcattcgccctgtccacacaccagcgagttcacactggggagagaccgttcacctgctcagagtgtgggaagggattcaccacttcacccaacctgctgagacaccaacgaggccacaagtgattgaaatttactgttcctcacattcaggactgaaccatgttcatttgggtctctttctgctgataacaaactccagcccatttacaggggctaatattctggcttccGTTAATAAATTGACTTCCGGTTGCGTTCGCGAGCGGAGCGGCCGCGATGAGGAGAAGCTCCTGTTGGTCCACGATATCGCGGTCTTTTTCGGGGGGCTCCCCGctgtttaaaataaaattaaacttCTCCGGgatcggccctgcctccctcgcccaagcgtcaaagctccgtttcacggagccggagggttggaagggtgagggggaagagactggtcccggtgggttcgctggagcggctgcacgtggaggaggagcgggacaacctgaaagccggacctgaaaatttgaaaggagcagcaggggcggagccaaacaggccgaggcggcaggcccaaagccagggcgtgatgtaggtgagatgtcccacatcggatgtcccgcctagaatgtggtaagaagactgaagcccggtcccagggaaattctggaggaatacaaaaaggaagagaaagatattttaaagaaatttggtgaaaaatattttttctcccttttttttgaaggaagaaaatgtttttgttttttctatttaaaaaaaaaagaaaggattgaagaaggtggaaaaaaaaggaaaaataataagccgttaaaggatgcgaaaagcagcgttgagAAAGGTTGGAAacacgggctcgccgttgaattagaagacgagcaaaagtgctgacaagatggcggatgccggaccgcgtggTGGGTCAGCACtatttacggtggagaagatgaccgaggtgatggtggtggagctggaaaagcagtttgtgaggcacatggaggcgttgaggaaggagacggcggatgcattgaagtaattggtggaggaggcaatcgccccggtgaggatagctgtggcaaagacaccggccgcggtgagagagcagggcgagaagatgaaggaagtggaggaggccgtgtcgcagcacagccaccagctcacctcgatgggggacgagctacggaggactccgagcaaagctcgaggacttggagaaccgctcgaggcggcacaatctgagaattgtgggcctgcccgaagggacagagggtgcaaggccagcagagtacttcgctaagaagctggcggagttgatgggggagggtgaaaacccctcccggtacgagctggaccgagctcatcggtcattaaggccgaagcccaaagtgaatgagccgccaagagcagtaattatctgcttccataagtactgcatgaaggagaaggtgttaagctgggcgaaggagAAGCGCAAGGTGCAGTGGGATGCTGCTGGAATTTGGATCTACCAGGacgtgacggtggagttggcaaaaagacgagcggcgttctggCGAGTGAAAGCGGCaccgtacaaaaagggggtgcgatttggtatggtatacccggcgaagctgagggtgacgtatgatgccaaagacttttatttcaagacagcggaggcggctgaggcattcgtgcgggcagaaggcttgggacagacgtgaggagcggagctggaagagggactgggctgtgattggggagctggaaaatgtatcaatgctataactttctttttactgacgtgtattgtaatttaattCTCTTCACATTGTCACAGAGTTcaggttattggttgggttgattggcattctgtgttgcgacggttatatcttagtttagtgaattgtatgggttggattgttgttcttgctttttctttctctgggactgggtaggaGGGGACTGTATTTCTTGGGGGAGCCACTTGCGCTAGCTaattaaagtcagctagtgaacggaggtgacgtgcgaggagggctgcggacattggagcctggttagcaggtttcgatgggcctacgaggcaagcgagggggggggcggggggggagattgatgctgggagatgttttttcgagaggaaatgttgggggggatttgtgggtggggggggaaggggtttgatgttaatcgataggggcgggtcaggctcatggggcagggcccggtggtatgatgatggtggataagaagggtggggcggggtgagagacccccagttgggATAGTcaaatggaatgtgagggggttagaaggtccggtcaagaggtcaagggtgcttgtgcatcttaaaagtttgaaagcaatgtaaaagatgtagcaatgctgcagaagactcacttgagggtgaaggatcaggtgagacttaaaaagggctgggttagtcaggtgtttcactctggatttgacggaagggctcgagggatagtggtgctggtcagcaaaagagtacgcttccagatggagaaggtggtggcagatcaggggggtagatatgtgattgtgacagggacaCTGGAGAGGAGATTTGTGGCGCTGTTCAGTGTAtatgccccaattgggacgatgtgggattcgcaaagaaggtgcttggggccatccccgacttggacacacacaaactgttggtgggggggactggaacttggtgcaggagcctaggttggacaggtcacggccgcgcttgctggtcccatcagggggggggggggggggccaaaggcgctggctgggctaattgttgaattgggaggggtggactcttggaggtttctgcacccgagggaatgggagtactcgtttttctcagcagtccataaggttcgcagatcgactttttcgtggtgggaaaggctttgctggctggggttaaggggtcggaatactcgacaattgcagtgtcagatcacgctccacattggatggatatggtactggagaagggggcagcgcagagaccggggtggaaattagatgtgggacttttggggaacgaagtgttctgtgacaaaattgaaaaggtaattaaggaatatgtaagtTTCAACTGTCCGGGtgcggtgtcgaaggcagttgtctgggaggctctaaaggcggtggtgaggggggaggtgattttgtttaaggccagggtggacaaaaaggagatgttggagtggcagagggtaatagatgagatgttggaggtagataggagttatgcagaagatggggactaagcaaagctggaaaagaggtaggaactacaggcgagctttgaccgactatctaccaggaaggcggtgcgccagctgagacgagcaagggatgcagtttacgaacatatgttagcaggtcagctccggagggaagcagcggcaagggaaatagtTCAAgtgagggatagggcggggaagttggtggtagctccgcagctgattaacaaggtttttgaggaattttatgaggggttgtccaggtcagagccacctgggggagaccgtgagatgcaggaatttctagatgggttggagtacccgaggttaggggaggggaacaGGACTACATGAGAGGGAGCGatcg
This portion of the Scyliorhinus torazame isolate Kashiwa2021f chromosome 5, sScyTor2.1, whole genome shotgun sequence genome encodes:
- the LOC140419633 gene encoding uncharacterized protein — translated: MEGKSIVHSAGKPYTCCVCGRGFSRSSGLTSLKCSHTEEKPWKCADCGKGFTSPSQLEIHRRSHTGERPFTCSKCGRRFTQSSTLSAHQRVHTGERPFTCSKCGKGFTKSSALLSHQRIHTGERPFTCSKCGKGFTQSSALSRHQRIHTGERPFTCSECEKGFGDSSALRKHQRIHSRERPFTCSECGKGFTISAHLLRHQRVHTDERPFQCPDCVKCFKSSGDLMRHQRVHTDERPFRCSHCGTGFRRSCDLTVHQRIHTEERPFTCAECGKGFTQSSNLSTHQRIHTGERPFACAECGKGFTQSSALSTHQRIHTGERPFTCSECGKGFTQSFALSTHQRVHTGERPFTCSECGKGFTTSPNLLRHQRGHK